One region of Paraburkholderia acidiphila genomic DNA includes:
- a CDS encoding gamma-glutamyltransferase family protein, with translation MTRFNWQNPYPTPRLPVFARNIVSTSHPLAAQAGLRMLWKGGNAVDAAIAAAAAITVVEPVSNGLGSDCFALVWDGAKLHGLNASGNAPAAWSVDYFRRKYGEENGLAKQPKRGWDTVTVPGVIAGWEALHMKFGKLPFADLMEPAIEIAERGHAVATIVTRKWQAAIPELHNQPGFAETFMPRGRAPEVSERVCFPGHAATLRRLAKHGPRDYYEGELAERIAAFAREGGAALTLDDLRNYRPEWVEPIGKNYRGYTVHEIPPNGQGIAALIALGILEQFDMGSLALDSLESQHLQIEAMKLAFADVYRYVADPRSMEVTPEQMLDDAYLKERAKLIDPKRATQFDFGMPRSGGTIYLSAVDEHGMMVSFIQSNYMGFGSGVVVPGTGIALQNRGCGFSMDPASPNVVEGGKRPFHTIIPAFLTQQVDGRQEAVMSFGVMGGDMQPQGHLQSVVRMLDYGQQPQAACDAPRWKVNRDFTLDIESTFNPQTARALQGLGHEIKGIDDPYMDFGSGQFIWKLDRNDPERGYVAASDTRRDGLAAGF, from the coding sequence ATGACGCGCTTCAACTGGCAAAACCCCTATCCGACGCCGCGCCTGCCGGTGTTCGCCCGCAATATCGTTTCGACCTCGCATCCGCTCGCCGCGCAGGCCGGACTGCGTATGCTCTGGAAGGGCGGCAATGCCGTCGACGCCGCCATTGCCGCCGCCGCCGCCATCACCGTGGTCGAGCCGGTCTCGAACGGGCTTGGCAGCGACTGCTTCGCGCTCGTGTGGGACGGCGCGAAACTGCACGGCCTGAATGCGTCGGGCAATGCGCCGGCGGCGTGGAGCGTCGATTACTTCCGCCGCAAGTACGGCGAAGAGAATGGCCTCGCGAAGCAACCCAAGCGCGGCTGGGATACGGTGACCGTGCCGGGCGTGATCGCGGGCTGGGAAGCGCTGCATATGAAGTTCGGCAAGCTGCCGTTCGCGGACCTCATGGAGCCGGCCATCGAGATCGCGGAGCGCGGCCATGCGGTGGCGACCATCGTCACGCGCAAATGGCAGGCGGCGATTCCCGAGCTGCACAACCAGCCGGGTTTTGCGGAGACCTTCATGCCGCGCGGCCGCGCGCCTGAAGTGAGCGAGCGCGTGTGCTTCCCCGGCCACGCCGCCACGCTGCGGCGCCTCGCGAAACATGGCCCGCGCGACTACTACGAAGGCGAACTGGCCGAGCGCATCGCCGCGTTTGCGCGCGAAGGCGGCGCGGCGCTCACGCTCGACGACCTGCGCAACTATCGTCCGGAATGGGTCGAGCCTATCGGCAAGAACTATCGCGGCTACACGGTTCACGAGATTCCGCCGAACGGGCAGGGCATTGCCGCGCTCATCGCGCTGGGCATTCTCGAGCAGTTCGATATGGGCTCGCTCGCGCTCGACAGCCTCGAATCGCAGCATCTGCAAATCGAAGCCATGAAGCTCGCGTTCGCCGACGTCTATCGCTACGTTGCCGACCCGCGTTCGATGGAAGTCACGCCTGAGCAGATGCTCGACGACGCCTACCTCAAGGAGCGTGCGAAGCTGATCGACCCGAAGCGCGCCACGCAGTTCGACTTCGGCATGCCGCGCTCGGGCGGCACGATCTATCTCTCCGCCGTGGACGAGCACGGCATGATGGTGAGCTTCATCCAGTCGAACTACATGGGCTTCGGTTCGGGCGTGGTCGTGCCGGGCACGGGCATCGCGCTGCAGAACCGTGGCTGCGGCTTTTCGATGGACCCGGCCTCGCCGAACGTCGTCGAAGGCGGCAAGCGCCCGTTCCACACCATCATTCCGGCGTTCCTCACGCAGCAGGTGGACGGCCGCCAGGAGGCGGTGATGAGCTTCGGCGTGATGGGCGGCGACATGCAGCCGCAAGGGCATTTGCAGTCGGTCGTGCGCATGCTCGATTACGGCCAGCAGCCGCAGGCCGCGTGCGACGCGCCGCGCTGGAAGGTCAACCGCGACTTCACGCTCGACATCGAATCGACCTTCAACCCGCAAACGGCGCGCGCGCTACAAGGGCTCGGCCACGAGATCAAGGGTATCGACGATCCGTACATGGACTTCGGCTCGGGCCAGTTCATCTGGAAGCTCGACCGCAACGATCCCGAGCGCGGCTATGTGGCCGCGAGCGATACGCGTCGCGACGGGCTCGCAGCGGGCTTTTAA